The following proteins are encoded in a genomic region of Pungitius pungitius chromosome 17, fPunPun2.1, whole genome shotgun sequence:
- the pkib gene encoding cAMP-dependent protein kinase inhibitor beta, giving the protein MTEVEPVLDFASSGRSGRRNALPDILGSPAGVNPADLPLKLAEMSLTDGPGGAQSPTAEGPPAPPESSEGKEGS; this is encoded by the exons ATGACGGAAGTGGAGCCGGTGTTGGACTTTGCCTCCTCGGGGCGCTCGGGGAGGAGAAACGCCCTACCTGACATCCTGGGCTCACCGGCAGGCGTGAACCCCGCCGACCTCCCTCTCAAGCTGGCTGAAATGTCCCTCACGG ATGGTCCGGGAGGGGCCCAGTCCCCGACGGCGGAGGGGCCTCCGGCGCCGCCGGAGAGCTCGGAGGGCAAAGAGGGGTCGTAA
- the stmn1a gene encoding stathmin 1a, producing the protein MASSEEILVKELDKRASGQAFEVILAAPAPDAKAEFPLTPPKKKDVSLEEIQRKLDAAEERRKNHEAEVLRHLAEKREHEKEVLQKAMEENNNFSKMAEEKLNQKMEANKENRTALMAAMNEKFKEKDKKLEEVRKNKETKEGSED; encoded by the exons ATGGCATCTTCCGAAG AAATCCTGGTCAAGGAGCTCGACAAGCGGGCCTCGGGCCAAGCCTTTGAGGTCATCCTGGCTGCTCCTGCCCCGGATGCCAAGGCCGAATTCCCCCTGACTCCCCCCAAGAAGAAGGATGTGTCGCTGGAGGAAATTCAGAGGAAACTGGACGCTGCAGAGGAGAGGCGCAAG AACCATGAAGCTGAGGTTCTGAGGCACTTGGCTGAGAAGCGCGAGCACGAAAAGGAAGTGCTCCAGAAAGCTatggaggaaaacaacaacttcagtaAGATGGCAGAGGAGAAGCTCAATCAGAAGATGGAGGCCAACAAAGAGAACCGCACAGCACTAATGGCGgcaatgaatgagaaattcaaggAGAAG gacaAGAAGTTGGAAGAGGTGCGAAAGAACAAGGAAACCAAAGAGGGCTCCGAGGACTGA